A single region of the Phycisphaerae bacterium RAS1 genome encodes:
- the epsD gene encoding putative glycosyltransferase EpsD, giving the protein MHICHVITRLIIGGAQENTLLTCEGLQQRGHRVTLISGPTRGPEGSLLERVRGGGYEYIELPELIRAVNPWMDARAMRMLESEFRQIEPDVVHTHSSKAGILGRFAARDARVPAIVHTIHGMSFNRTQPWLVRRLYAWLERRAARCTHRIVTVADAMIDQSVAAGICARERMQTIYSGMEVEPFDAARHDRSAVRAAWGIGPDEIVVGTVARLFRKKGYEQLIPIMAHAARQEPRLRFVWVGDGAQRGEYTAELRRLGLAERTTLVGLVPPADVARQMAGFDVLAHPSQWEGLPRAVVQALLMLVPAVAFDIDGTPEVVLDRSTGRVVRLGDESGFVEALLELARDSGARRAYGKAGRRLCLERFDWRRMVEQLETLYFELGRRRVG; this is encoded by the coding sequence ATGCACATCTGTCACGTCATCACGCGGTTGATCATCGGCGGGGCGCAGGAAAACACCCTTCTCACGTGCGAAGGGCTGCAACAGCGCGGGCATCGCGTGACGCTCATCAGCGGGCCGACGCGCGGGCCGGAGGGCAGCCTGCTGGAGCGCGTCCGCGGCGGCGGATACGAGTACATCGAACTGCCGGAGCTGATCCGGGCCGTGAATCCGTGGATGGACGCGCGCGCCATGCGCATGCTGGAATCGGAGTTTCGGCAGATCGAGCCGGACGTGGTTCACACGCACAGCAGCAAGGCGGGCATCCTGGGGCGCTTCGCCGCCCGCGACGCGCGCGTGCCGGCCATCGTTCACACGATTCACGGGATGAGCTTCAACCGCACGCAGCCGTGGCTGGTGCGGCGGCTGTATGCCTGGCTGGAGCGTCGCGCGGCGCGCTGCACGCATCGCATCGTGACGGTGGCGGACGCGATGATCGATCAATCCGTCGCCGCCGGCATCTGCGCGCGCGAGCGGATGCAGACCATCTACTCGGGGATGGAAGTCGAGCCGTTTGACGCGGCGCGGCATGATCGCTCGGCGGTTCGGGCGGCGTGGGGGATCGGGCCGGATGAGATCGTGGTCGGGACGGTCGCGCGGCTGTTTCGCAAGAAGGGGTATGAGCAACTGATTCCGATCATGGCGCACGCGGCCCGGCAGGAGCCGCGGCTGCGGTTCGTATGGGTCGGCGACGGGGCGCAGCGCGGAGAGTACACGGCGGAATTGCGGCGGCTTGGGCTCGCGGAACGGACGACGCTGGTGGGGCTGGTGCCGCCGGCGGACGTGGCGCGGCAGATGGCCGGTTTTGACGTCCTGGCGCATCCGTCACAATGGGAGGGGCTGCCGCGGGCGGTGGTGCAGGCGTTGCTGATGCTGGTGCCGGCGGTGGCGTTCGACATTGACGGAACGCCGGAAGTGGTGCTGGACCGGAGCACCGGACGAGTCGTGCGGCTTGGCGACGAGAGCGGGTTCGTGGAGGCGCTGCTGGAGCTGGCACGAGATTCCGGCGCGCGGCGGGCGTACGGCAAGGCGGGCCGGCGGCTGTGCCTGGAGCGTTTCGACTGGCGGCGAATGGTGGAGCAGCTTGAAACGCTGTATTTCGAGTTAGGTCGGCGGCGAGTAGGATGA
- the kdsA gene encoding 2-dehydro-3-deoxyphosphooctonate aldolase, with product MTLPAEIRIGPHRVGPGRPLLLIAGPCVIESQDHCLKLAEAIGGVARRLELPYVFKASFDKANRSSGGSFRGPGLEGGLRVLAAVRERTGLAVLSDVHEAGQAAAAGAVLDCLQVPAFLCRQTDLLLACAATGRAVNVKKGQFMAPEKMGLAVEKVRGAGNPNVMLTDRGTMFGYERLINDMTGLATMRAFAPVCFDATHSVQYPGGAGNVTGGRREFIPLLARAAVAAGIDALFMEVHDDPDHARSDAATVWPLAELERLLAGLVRIRAAVA from the coding sequence ATGACCCTGCCCGCGGAAATCCGCATCGGCCCGCACCGCGTCGGCCCCGGCCGGCCGCTGCTGCTGATCGCCGGGCCGTGCGTGATCGAGTCGCAGGATCATTGCCTGAAGCTGGCGGAAGCGATCGGCGGCGTGGCGCGGCGGCTGGAGTTGCCGTACGTCTTCAAGGCCAGCTTCGACAAGGCGAATCGTTCGAGCGGGGGGTCGTTTCGCGGGCCGGGGCTGGAAGGCGGGCTGCGTGTCCTGGCGGCGGTGCGCGAGAGAACCGGGCTGGCGGTTCTGTCCGATGTGCACGAAGCGGGGCAGGCGGCGGCGGCGGGGGCGGTGCTCGACTGCCTGCAAGTGCCGGCGTTTCTGTGCCGGCAGACCGACCTGCTGCTGGCGTGCGCCGCGACGGGCCGGGCGGTGAACGTGAAGAAGGGACAGTTCATGGCGCCGGAGAAGATGGGTTTGGCGGTCGAGAAGGTGCGCGGGGCGGGCAACCCGAACGTGATGCTGACGGATCGAGGGACGATGTTCGGCTACGAGAGGCTGATCAACGACATGACCGGCCTGGCGACGATGCGGGCGTTTGCGCCCGTGTGTTTCGACGCGACGCATTCGGTGCAGTATCCTGGCGGCGCCGGCAACGTTACCGGCGGGCGGCGGGAGTTCATTCCGCTTCTCGCGCGGGCGGCGGTTGCGGCCGGAATCGACGCACTGTTCATGGAAGTCCACGACGATCCGGATCATGCCAGGAGCGACGCCGCGACGGTCTGGCCGCTGGCGGAACTGGAGCGGCTGCTTGCCGGGCTGGTGCGCATTCGAGCGGCGGTGGCGTAG